The segment TTCATCCGGGTAAATCCCGGCCTTGCCGGAAGATTTCCAAAGGGCTTTGTTCATTTGATCCGAACTTATTATGATTACGGGGCGTTTCTTGGCGGCGGATTGATCACTGAAAGGAAAAGGGACAAGGATAACATCTCCTCTATTGTGTCGCGTCATAAACATCGGACGCGCACCAAATCTAAGGATAGATTTTTGGGATCTAATGAGGTAAAATATGAAAGAATCAAAAAATAACAGTCTCTTTAATTTAAGAAGATTTATGAGGAA is part of the Deltaproteobacteria bacterium genome and harbors:
- a CDS encoding type II toxin-antitoxin system PemK/MazF family toxin, with the translated sequence MTRHNRGDVILVPFPFSDQSAAKKRPVIIISSDQMNKALWKSSGKAGIYPDEIIVL